In Lysobacter firmicutimachus, one genomic interval encodes:
- the rfbA gene encoding glucose-1-phosphate thymidylyltransferase RfbA has translation MNRKGIILAGGSGTRLYPITQGISKQLLPVYDKPMIYYPLSVLMLAGIREVLIINTPHEQALFKNLLGDGSQWGMKIEYAVQPSPDGLAQAYLIGEDFVAGQPSCLVLGDNIFHGPGLTAMLKRADQRERGATVFGYWVSDPERYGVAEFDREGQVIGLEEKPAKPRSNYAVTGLYFYDGRASEFAAGLKPSARGELEITDLNRIYLEEGSLHLERFGRGYAWLDTGTHQSLLEASNYIETIEARQGLRVCCPEEIAWSNGWIDAAQLVELARPLAKNGYGQYLLGLSERGFVP, from the coding sequence ATGAACCGCAAGGGCATCATTCTCGCCGGCGGCTCCGGCACCCGGCTGTATCCGATCACCCAGGGCATCAGCAAGCAGCTGCTGCCGGTGTACGACAAGCCGATGATCTACTACCCGCTCAGCGTGCTGATGCTGGCGGGCATCCGCGAAGTGCTGATCATCAACACCCCGCACGAGCAGGCGCTGTTCAAGAACCTGCTGGGCGACGGTTCGCAATGGGGCATGAAGATCGAGTACGCGGTGCAGCCGAGCCCGGACGGCCTGGCCCAGGCCTATCTGATCGGCGAGGATTTCGTCGCCGGCCAGCCCAGCTGCCTGGTGCTCGGCGACAACATCTTCCATGGCCCCGGCCTGACCGCGATGCTCAAGCGCGCCGACCAGCGCGAGCGCGGCGCGACCGTGTTCGGCTATTGGGTCAGCGATCCGGAGCGCTACGGCGTGGCCGAGTTCGACCGCGAAGGGCAGGTGATCGGCCTGGAAGAGAAGCCGGCCAAGCCGCGCTCCAACTATGCGGTCACCGGCCTGTACTTCTACGACGGCCGCGCCAGCGAATTCGCCGCCGGGCTCAAGCCGTCGGCGCGCGGCGAGCTGGAGATCACCGACCTCAACCGGATCTACCTGGAAGAGGGCTCGCTGCATCTGGAGCGGTTCGGCCGCGGCTATGCCTGGCTCGACACCGGTACCCATCAATCGCTGCTGGAAGCGTCCAACTACATCGAAACCATCGAAGCCCGCCAGGGGTTGCGCGTTTGCTGCCCCGAGGAAATCGCCTGGAGCAATGGTTGGATCGATGCCGCCCAATTGGTCGAACTGGCCCGCCCGCTGGCCAAGAACGGCTACGGCCAGTACCTGCTCGGCCTGTCCGAACGCGGCTTCGTACCGTGA
- the rfbB gene encoding dTDP-glucose 4,6-dehydratase, whose translation MPTWLVTGGAGFIGGNFVLDAVRKGIKVVNLDALTYAGNLDTLGSLEGNPNHVFVQGDIGDAALVKRLLAEHRPDAVINFAAESHVDRSIDGPAAFVHTNVVGTLSLLEQVRDYWKQLDAPARDGFRFLHVSTDEVYGSLGETGKFTETTPYAPNSPYSASKAASDHLVRAFHHTYGLPVLTTNCSNNYGPYQFPEKLIPLIIAKALAGEPLPVYGDGLNVRDWLFVGDHCSAIARVLEAGRIGETYNVGGDAERANIVVVKTICALLDQRRPLADGRARESLITYVTDRPGHDRRYAIDASKLKSELDWAPTLTFEQGIARTVDWYLDNQAWVQRVLDGSYRLERIGQA comes from the coding sequence GTGCCTACTTGGCTTGTGACCGGCGGTGCCGGCTTTATTGGCGGTAACTTCGTTCTCGATGCGGTGCGAAAGGGCATCAAGGTCGTCAACCTCGACGCCCTGACCTACGCGGGCAACCTCGACACCCTCGGCAGCCTGGAAGGCAACCCGAACCACGTCTTCGTCCAGGGCGACATCGGCGATGCGGCCCTGGTCAAGCGCCTGCTGGCCGAGCACCGCCCCGACGCGGTGATCAATTTCGCCGCCGAAAGCCACGTCGACCGCTCGATCGATGGCCCGGCCGCGTTCGTCCACACCAACGTGGTCGGCACCCTGAGCCTGCTGGAGCAGGTGCGCGATTACTGGAAGCAGCTCGACGCGCCGGCGCGCGACGGCTTCCGCTTCCTGCACGTGTCCACCGACGAGGTCTACGGCAGCCTGGGCGAGACCGGCAAGTTCACCGAGACCACGCCGTACGCGCCGAATTCGCCGTACTCGGCCTCCAAGGCCGCGTCCGACCACCTGGTGCGCGCTTTCCACCACACCTACGGCCTGCCGGTCCTGACCACCAACTGCTCGAACAATTACGGGCCGTATCAGTTCCCGGAAAAGCTCATCCCGCTGATCATCGCCAAGGCCCTGGCCGGCGAGCCGTTGCCGGTGTACGGCGACGGCCTCAACGTGCGCGACTGGTTGTTCGTCGGCGACCACTGCTCGGCGATCGCGCGAGTGCTGGAGGCCGGCCGCATCGGCGAGACCTACAACGTCGGCGGCGACGCCGAACGCGCCAACATCGTCGTGGTCAAGACCATCTGCGCGCTGCTCGACCAGCGCCGGCCGCTGGCCGACGGCCGCGCGCGCGAGTCGCTGATCACCTACGTGACCGACCGGCCGGGCCACGATCGCCGCTACGCCATCGACGCCTCCAAGCTCAAGAGCGAGCTGGACTGGGCGCCGACCCTGACCTTCGAACAGGGCATCGCCCGCACCGTCGATTGGTACCTGGACAACCAGGCCTGGGTGCAGCGAGTGCTCGACGGCAGCTACCGCCTGGAACGCATCGGTCAGGCCTGA
- the rfbD gene encoding dTDP-4-dehydrorhamnose reductase gives MRLLLLGGDGQVGHELRRSLSALGEVVTTTRSGRLADDGAECEALDLAQADAIEPLLRRVRPDHVVNATAYTAVDRAESERELAFAVNAQAPARLAQLCAADGIGLIHYSTDYVFDGSGSRPYLETDPTGPISAYGESKLAGEEAIRASGAEHLILRTAWVYATRGHNFLRTMLRLGGEREELRVVADQHGSPTPAWLLADAAAQVLRQGLKQSGVRHLVAGGQTSWHGFAEAIFEEAQARGLIARRPRVEAIGTADYPTPARRPAYSVLDSGRLRAEYGLDVPHWRQALSATLDRPAG, from the coding sequence GTGAGGCTGTTGCTGCTCGGCGGCGACGGCCAGGTCGGCCACGAACTGCGCCGCAGCCTGTCCGCACTGGGCGAGGTGGTGACGACCACGCGCAGCGGACGTCTGGCCGACGACGGGGCGGAGTGCGAAGCCCTGGACCTGGCCCAGGCCGACGCGATCGAACCCCTGCTGCGGCGGGTGCGCCCGGATCACGTGGTCAACGCGACCGCTTATACCGCGGTGGACCGCGCCGAGAGCGAGCGCGAGCTCGCCTTCGCGGTCAATGCGCAGGCGCCGGCGCGGCTGGCGCAGCTGTGCGCGGCGGATGGGATCGGCCTGATCCACTATTCGACCGACTACGTCTTCGACGGCAGCGGCAGCCGGCCTTATCTCGAAACCGATCCGACCGGCCCGATCAGCGCCTATGGCGAGAGCAAGCTGGCCGGCGAGGAGGCGATCCGGGCCAGCGGCGCCGAGCATCTGATCCTGCGCACGGCCTGGGTCTACGCCACCCGCGGCCACAACTTCCTGCGCACCATGCTGCGTCTGGGCGGCGAACGCGAGGAATTGCGCGTGGTCGCCGACCAGCACGGTTCGCCGACCCCGGCCTGGTTGTTGGCCGACGCCGCGGCGCAGGTGTTGCGGCAGGGGCTCAAGCAGTCCGGCGTGCGCCACCTGGTCGCCGGCGGCCAAACCAGTTGGCACGGTTTCGCCGAGGCGATCTTCGAGGAAGCGCAAGCGCGCGGCCTGATCGCGCGCCGGCCGCGGGTCGAGGCGATCGGCACCGCCGACTATCCGACCCCGGCCCGGCGCCCGGCGTATTCGGTGCTGGACAGCGGCCGCCTGCGGGCCGAATACGGCCTGGACGTGCCGCACTGGCGCCAGGCGCTGAGCGCGACGCTGGACCGGCCGGCCGGCTGA
- the cpaA gene encoding metalloendopeptidase CpaA, with protein MKPTIACLIPLLASLSAPAAATDLSPNQVGGGDIPGNYAQIDFYLKNGDWAPKLTLSNAAGDGYTVAIHSTAGYDSQLATGNTDYPLSSMPIRAGDSLSFVYRAVQRQWSLVGPSLSPNGNGGSGAIASYPNARVLRFNLADGDWAQSVTLPSSAPDNSLIVVSSSATWNSRINPQNIQYASSFNLRTGDQYAFLYRTALQRWVSVKAPTQAFDAGKIGTQIPTPVVPNTQVKLADGNWVSELRLPASAGDRDRVSIVSDASWTATISGQNVDAAATMKLVTGSRYDFIYIKERARWVLQSSPTPAYTANGPGGSQLPDMTSPNARYSAADGNWAATVKLPVNATPGDRVVVKSDASWDFNVTGQNTTFGTVPVRRGETLRFVRTAAGAWSLDTRLITMLLIYSEEAAAQLGETAAQMRLWEGLRLTNEALENSRVNFYVKAVGMIKRQFQATTLGDILNVALKDSVVSSTRTQLAADAVYYEGTEEGCGLAWVNASRDNMIGSGSLGCGTTVMRHEFGHNMGLNHGDDASGGSAPYAKGYSLISDIMGGNAIPYYSNPNLYTTDTEVATGLPMGIANVTDSVRAMNERSQLVSEFY; from the coding sequence ATGAAGCCGACGATCGCCTGTTTGATTCCCCTGCTCGCCTCGCTGTCTGCCCCCGCCGCCGCCACCGACCTCAGTCCCAATCAGGTCGGCGGCGGCGACATCCCGGGCAACTACGCCCAGATCGATTTCTATCTCAAGAACGGCGACTGGGCGCCCAAGCTGACCCTGTCCAACGCCGCCGGCGACGGCTACACCGTCGCGATCCATTCCACCGCGGGCTACGACAGCCAGTTGGCGACCGGCAACACCGACTATCCGCTGAGTTCGATGCCGATCCGGGCCGGCGATAGCCTGTCGTTCGTCTACCGGGCCGTCCAACGGCAATGGAGCCTGGTCGGCCCCTCGCTGAGCCCGAACGGCAACGGCGGCAGCGGCGCCATCGCCAGCTATCCGAACGCCCGCGTGCTGCGCTTCAACCTCGCCGACGGCGATTGGGCACAGTCGGTCACCCTGCCCTCCAGCGCTCCGGACAACAGCCTGATCGTGGTCTCGTCCTCGGCCACTTGGAACAGCCGCATCAATCCGCAGAACATCCAGTACGCCAGCAGCTTCAACCTGCGCACCGGCGACCAGTACGCTTTTCTGTACCGCACGGCGCTGCAGCGCTGGGTCAGCGTCAAAGCGCCGACGCAAGCTTTCGACGCCGGCAAGATCGGCACGCAGATCCCGACGCCGGTGGTGCCCAACACCCAGGTCAAGCTCGCCGACGGCAACTGGGTTTCCGAGCTCCGTCTGCCCGCCAGCGCCGGCGACCGCGACCGGGTGAGCATCGTCTCCGATGCCAGCTGGACCGCGACCATCTCCGGCCAGAACGTGGATGCGGCTGCGACGATGAAGCTGGTCACCGGTTCCCGTTACGACTTCATCTACATCAAGGAACGCGCTCGCTGGGTGCTGCAGTCCAGCCCGACTCCGGCCTATACCGCGAACGGCCCGGGCGGATCGCAACTGCCCGATATGACGTCGCCGAACGCGCGCTACTCGGCTGCGGACGGCAACTGGGCCGCCACGGTGAAGCTGCCGGTCAACGCGACCCCGGGCGACCGCGTCGTGGTCAAGAGCGACGCAAGCTGGGATTTCAACGTCACCGGCCAGAACACCACCTTCGGCACGGTTCCGGTCCGTCGCGGCGAGACCTTGCGCTTCGTCCGCACCGCGGCCGGCGCGTGGTCGCTCGACACCCGCCTGATCACCATGCTGTTGATCTACAGCGAGGAAGCGGCCGCGCAACTCGGCGAGACCGCAGCGCAGATGCGGCTGTGGGAAGGGCTGCGGCTGACCAATGAAGCGCTGGAGAACTCCCGGGTCAACTTCTACGTCAAGGCGGTCGGCATGATCAAGCGGCAGTTCCAGGCCACCACGCTCGGCGACATCCTCAACGTCGCGCTCAAGGACTCGGTGGTCAGCTCGACCCGCACGCAACTGGCCGCCGATGCGGTCTATTACGAGGGCACCGAGGAAGGCTGCGGCCTGGCCTGGGTCAACGCGAGCCGCGACAACATGATCGGCTCGGGCTCGCTGGGCTGCGGCACCACCGTGATGCGCCATGAGTTCGGCCACAACATGGGCCTGAACCACGGCGACGACGCCAGCGGCGGCTCGGCGCCGTACGCCAAGGGCTACAGCCTGATCTCCGACATCATGGGCGGCAACGCGATCCCCTACTACTCCAATCCAAACCTCTACACGACCGACACCGAAGTCGCGACAGGCCTGCCGATGGGCATCGCCAACGTCACCGACTCGGTGCGGGCGATGAACGAGCGCTCCCAACTGGTTTCCGAGTTCTATTGA
- the rfbC gene encoding dTDP-4-dehydrorhamnose 3,5-epimerase yields the protein MKVIETDLPGCVVIEPQVFGDARGFFYESFNQDKLAAHGLNPRFVQGNVSSSARGVLRGLHYQWPNPQGKYVSVLEGEVWDVAVDIRRGSPHYGRWTAAVLSAENKRHLWIPEGFAHGFAVLSERAVFSYLCTHVYDAKADAGVRWDDPDLAIDWPVSEPGLSAKDAVAPRLKDIAEDRLPVYAP from the coding sequence TTGAAAGTCATCGAAACCGATCTGCCCGGTTGCGTCGTCATCGAACCGCAAGTGTTCGGCGACGCGCGCGGCTTCTTCTACGAATCGTTCAACCAGGACAAGCTCGCCGCGCACGGCCTGAACCCGCGCTTCGTGCAGGGCAACGTGTCCTCGTCGGCGCGCGGCGTGCTGCGTGGCCTGCATTACCAGTGGCCCAATCCGCAGGGCAAGTACGTCTCGGTGCTTGAAGGCGAAGTCTGGGACGTCGCGGTCGACATCCGCCGCGGCTCGCCGCATTACGGCCGCTGGACCGCGGCGGTCCTCAGCGCCGAGAACAAGCGCCATTTATGGATACCGGAAGGTTTCGCCCACGGCTTTGCCGTGCTCAGCGAGCGTGCGGTGTTCAGCTATCTGTGCACCCACGTCTACGACGCCAAGGCCGATGCCGGCGTGCGTTGGGACGACCCGGACCTGGCGATCGACTGGCCGGTCAGCGAGCCCGGCCTGTCGGCCAAGGACGCGGTCGCGCCGCGGTTGAAGGACATCGCCGAGGACCGCTTGCCGGTGTACGCGCCGTGA
- a CDS encoding right-handed parallel beta-helix repeat-containing protein translates to MRAALAAADLTAIVDDTIVFSGAGTINLVAALPAISDTVVINGGGDITLNGGGGNFSALSFLSTATNSQLLNIGITNFGQPAVAVSGVSNMVISGNTFTGVVGGVDAIRCFNSDNCTVTNNTITNGFYGISIFNNPAIAGYNATVTGNTISGTNYGVGVASATNVLVDSNNITGTNFAGIRLVPQFGGVGSNTDGNTLTNNTITGNIGSGIAFEGAGVVGATQINDNLVQGNILTNNGGAGIALTGNANTVIGQNTITGNTITGNTGDGVRITGATATGNAVYANTNISGNGGLGIDLTNDGVTLNDAGDGDTGPNELQNFPVLSGISGTTVNFTLDAAANANGYRIDFYNNPGGLDPTGFGEGQVWLGFCVVTGVSATAPSSCTVSGAAPASLRMTATRCQNAGCVATATTSIGSTSEFSGPATADLLITKTNTPGVGPSDQPADSLARGATTTYAIVVTNNGSSSVTGAVVQDPAGRVGLTCTTPPTCSGAGCPASPISLAALEAGVALGTLTAGASVTVTLTCTVN, encoded by the coding sequence TTGCGCGCGGCGCTAGCCGCAGCGGATCTGACGGCGATCGTCGACGACACGATCGTGTTCAGCGGCGCGGGCACCATCAACTTGGTAGCCGCGCTTCCGGCGATCAGCGATACGGTAGTGATAAACGGCGGCGGCGACATCACGCTGAATGGCGGCGGCGGAAATTTTTCGGCCCTCTCGTTCCTATCGACGGCCACGAACAGCCAGTTGCTGAATATCGGCATCACCAATTTCGGTCAGCCAGCCGTGGCGGTAAGCGGCGTAAGCAACATGGTCATCAGCGGCAATACGTTCACCGGCGTCGTTGGCGGCGTGGACGCCATCCGCTGTTTCAATAGCGACAACTGCACGGTGACCAACAACACCATCACCAACGGTTTCTATGGCATCAGCATCTTCAACAACCCGGCGATCGCGGGCTACAACGCTACGGTTACCGGCAATACCATAAGCGGGACGAATTACGGCGTCGGCGTCGCAAGCGCCACGAACGTGCTGGTGGATTCCAACAACATTACCGGAACGAACTTCGCCGGCATCCGTTTGGTACCCCAGTTCGGCGGCGTCGGCAGCAATACCGACGGCAATACGCTGACCAACAATACGATCACCGGAAACATCGGTTCAGGCATCGCTTTCGAAGGGGCTGGAGTCGTCGGGGCGACCCAGATCAACGACAACCTGGTGCAAGGAAATATTCTGACCAACAACGGCGGAGCGGGCATCGCATTGACCGGCAACGCCAATACGGTCATCGGCCAGAATACGATAACGGGCAATACGATAACGGGGAACACCGGCGACGGCGTTCGGATAACGGGCGCTACGGCCACCGGCAATGCCGTCTATGCCAATACCAACATTTCGGGCAACGGCGGTTTGGGCATCGATCTGACCAACGACGGAGTAACGCTCAACGATGCCGGCGATGGCGACACCGGCCCCAATGAGCTGCAGAACTTTCCCGTGCTGTCGGGGATCAGCGGAACCACAGTGAATTTCACTTTGGATGCCGCGGCCAATGCCAACGGCTATCGGATCGATTTTTACAACAATCCCGGAGGTCTGGACCCGACAGGGTTCGGTGAGGGCCAAGTCTGGCTTGGCTTTTGCGTGGTCACGGGGGTAAGCGCAACCGCGCCTAGCAGTTGCACGGTCTCCGGGGCTGCTCCTGCAAGCTTGAGGATGACCGCTACGAGGTGCCAGAACGCGGGTTGTGTCGCGACCGCGACGACCTCGATCGGATCGACTTCGGAGTTCAGCGGCCCGGCTACGGCGGATCTTCTGATCACCAAGACCAACACGCCGGGCGTCGGTCCCAGCGACCAGCCTGCCGATAGTCTCGCTCGCGGCGCCACCACGACCTACGCCATAGTCGTGACCAACAACGGTTCCAGTTCGGTGACCGGTGCCGTGGTGCAAGATCCGGCCGGTCGGGTCGGCCTGACCTGCACCACGCCCCCCACTTGCAGCGGCGCGGGCTGTCCGGCGTCGCCTATTTCCCTTGCCGCGCTGGAAGCCGGTGTCGCGCTGGGCACTTTGACCGCTGGCGCATCCGTGACCGTCACCCTGACGTGCACGGTCAATTGA
- a CDS encoding aspartate/glutamate racemase family protein yields MRTIGLIGGTSWHSTIEYYRGINQAINDHFGNNTNPPLILHSLDQREIHRLQAADRWDAIAGLLANAAAKLEASGAEALVFCANTPHKVYPEVASSVRIPILHIADAVGSAVRRLNLSEVGLIGTRYTMEDGFIQRWLLERYGISVITPSSDEARDRLQRIIQLELALGDFGQDTKRYVIEQISILRTRGAQGIVLGCTEFPLLLAQHELDLPSFDTLQLHARMAVDFILS; encoded by the coding sequence ATGAGAACCATCGGCTTGATCGGGGGCACGTCCTGGCACTCGACCATCGAGTACTACCGCGGCATCAACCAAGCCATCAACGATCATTTCGGCAACAACACCAATCCGCCGCTGATCCTGCATAGCCTCGATCAACGCGAGATCCATCGCCTGCAGGCCGCGGACCGCTGGGACGCGATCGCCGGCCTCCTGGCGAATGCAGCGGCGAAACTGGAGGCTTCCGGCGCGGAAGCGCTGGTGTTCTGCGCCAACACGCCGCACAAGGTCTATCCGGAGGTCGCCAGCTCGGTCCGAATACCGATCTTGCACATCGCCGATGCCGTCGGCTCCGCCGTCCGCCGCCTGAATCTGAGCGAAGTCGGGCTGATCGGAACCCGCTATACGATGGAAGACGGTTTCATCCAGCGCTGGCTGCTGGAACGCTACGGTATAAGCGTGATTACGCCCTCGTCCGACGAAGCCAGGGACCGGTTGCAACGAATCATCCAGCTCGAGCTGGCCTTGGGCGACTTCGGACAGGACACGAAACGCTATGTCATCGAGCAGATTTCGATCCTGCGGACACGAGGCGCACAAGGCATCGTATTGGGCTGCACCGAATTCCCGTTGCTCCTCGCCCAACACGAGCTCGATCTTCCCAGCTTCGATACCTTACAACTCCACGCCCGGATGGCCGTCGATTTCATCCTCAGCTGA
- the cpaB gene encoding metalloprotease secretion chaperone CpaB — protein MTAGPPAGLARRRISPPQGHPDIPLSRNRALILGLVLTGAATVGLLVYYRTAPGATGNLLQDPAYRPNASPVAVTTRSGTDGIEAFVARRSATFSLDRARLQSARARKDLLQLVDPAKVAAGALKPTPRQMGDGRQFVAYDAYVLESKGVGDDIEVYVPSLGLTLHGVIDNVEVNGDIVRWSGMFEDFNSTMSKFSISQTMVDDYVLGSFDTPMGSYSLEAKNGLGWVVEQGADFHLPADGKDYIEATPQR, from the coding sequence TTGACCGCCGGTCCGCCGGCGGGTCTCGCCCGCCGGCGGATCTCTCCCCCGCAAGGACATCCCGACATACCTCTCTCGCGAAACCGGGCCCTGATTCTCGGACTCGTCCTGACCGGCGCCGCCACTGTCGGCCTGCTGGTGTACTACCGGACCGCCCCCGGCGCCACGGGCAACCTGCTGCAGGACCCCGCCTACCGACCGAATGCATCGCCCGTCGCCGTTACCACCCGCTCCGGAACCGACGGCATAGAGGCCTTCGTCGCCCGCCGCAGCGCTACGTTCTCGCTGGACCGCGCACGCCTGCAGAGCGCGCGTGCGCGCAAGGACCTCCTGCAGCTGGTCGATCCGGCCAAGGTCGCCGCCGGCGCCCTGAAACCGACGCCGCGCCAGATGGGCGACGGTCGCCAGTTCGTCGCCTACGACGCCTATGTACTCGAGTCCAAGGGCGTCGGCGACGATATCGAAGTCTACGTCCCGAGCCTCGGACTGACCCTGCACGGCGTGATCGACAACGTCGAAGTCAACGGCGACATCGTGCGCTGGTCGGGCATGTTCGAAGACTTCAATTCGACCATGAGCAAATTCTCGATCAGCCAGACCATGGTCGACGACTACGTACTGGGCAGCTTCGACACGCCGATGGGCAGCTACAGCCTGGAAGCCAAGAACGGTCTGGGCTGGGTGGTCGAGCAAGGCGCCGACTTTCATTTGCCGGCCGACGGCAAGGACTACATCGAAGCGACGCCGCAGCGCTGA
- a CDS encoding peptidase M61 produces MTLAVRILAPALLIAVSLSSPDAQAVAPDQARPPGTLRLEVDATDVARRVLRVRQRVPVRPGALTLLFPQWIQGHHSPVGPIDKFAGLRILGNGRPIAWHRDALNVYAFRLVVPDGVAELELSFDMLTPTGGTQGRVVMTPDMLNVQWNQVVLYPAGSDVRDVEVAAGLKLPSGWQSASALEVGSHQGGCLNYRPVSLDTLLDSPVFAGRHYRQFDLSPGAQTPVRLNVFADAAKYLEATPEQIRFHRELLSQAYKLFGSHPFDRYDFLFSLSGQMGGIGLEHQRSSENGLDVDYFTSWDGPGVLRHDLLAHELVHAWNGKYRRPAGIVSSDFNSPLSGDLLWVYEGQTKYWGQVLAARSGLWRPEFAREALAQTAARYSEDRPGLAWRTLQDTVYDPVIAQRRPKSYTSYQLAEDYYAGAQLVWLAVDAKLRELSGERHSLDDFARAFFGGRNGDYRVKAYDFEQVVSALDGIVEFDWAGYLRDRLGAHAPPLDGLAASGWTLVYGEVPGDFEKFSEEKTKTVDLTYSLGMSMSKADSVVASVRWDGPAFEAGIAPGNTVIAIDGYASNGERLKDAVSAAKEAGRGIDLLIKDGDAIKSVRIDYRGGHRYPKLERIQGRPDRLSEIYAPK; encoded by the coding sequence ATGACCCTTGCCGTTCGAATTCTCGCTCCGGCGCTGTTGATCGCCGTTTCGCTGTCGTCGCCGGATGCTCAGGCGGTCGCGCCCGACCAGGCGCGACCGCCGGGCACGCTTCGGCTGGAAGTCGACGCCACCGATGTGGCGCGGCGGGTCCTGCGCGTGCGTCAGCGTGTCCCGGTGCGGCCGGGCGCGCTGACGTTGTTGTTTCCGCAATGGATTCAGGGGCATCACTCGCCGGTTGGTCCGATCGACAAGTTCGCCGGTCTGCGCATCCTCGGCAACGGTCGGCCCATCGCCTGGCATCGCGATGCGCTGAATGTCTACGCCTTCAGATTGGTCGTGCCCGACGGTGTGGCCGAGCTGGAGCTGAGCTTCGACATGCTTACCCCCACCGGCGGTACCCAGGGGAGAGTGGTCATGACGCCGGACATGCTCAACGTGCAGTGGAACCAAGTCGTGCTGTATCCGGCCGGGAGCGACGTGCGCGACGTCGAGGTCGCCGCGGGGTTGAAGTTGCCGAGCGGTTGGCAGTCGGCCTCGGCGCTGGAGGTCGGATCGCACCAGGGCGGGTGCCTGAATTATCGCCCGGTGTCGTTGGATACCTTGCTGGATTCGCCGGTATTCGCCGGACGTCACTACCGGCAGTTCGATCTGAGCCCGGGGGCGCAGACGCCGGTGCGGCTCAACGTTTTTGCCGACGCTGCAAAGTACCTGGAGGCTACGCCCGAGCAGATCCGGTTCCATCGCGAATTGCTGAGCCAGGCGTACAAGTTGTTCGGATCGCATCCGTTCGACCGCTACGATTTCCTGTTCTCATTGTCTGGGCAAATGGGGGGCATAGGCCTGGAGCATCAACGCTCCAGCGAAAACGGTTTGGACGTCGACTATTTCACTTCCTGGGATGGCCCCGGCGTGCTGAGGCACGACCTGCTGGCGCATGAGCTGGTTCATGCCTGGAACGGCAAGTACCGGCGTCCGGCCGGAATCGTGTCGTCCGACTTCAACTCGCCGCTTAGCGGCGATCTGCTGTGGGTTTACGAAGGTCAGACCAAGTATTGGGGACAGGTCCTGGCCGCGCGCTCCGGCTTATGGCGGCCGGAGTTCGCCCGCGAGGCCTTGGCGCAGACCGCGGCGCGCTATAGCGAAGATCGGCCCGGTCTGGCCTGGCGCACGTTGCAGGACACCGTCTACGACCCGGTCATCGCCCAACGCAGGCCGAAGTCGTACACCAGCTACCAGCTCGCCGAGGACTACTATGCCGGCGCGCAACTGGTCTGGCTGGCGGTCGACGCCAAGTTGCGCGAACTCAGCGGCGAACGGCATTCTCTGGACGACTTCGCCCGAGCGTTCTTCGGCGGCAGGAACGGAGACTATCGGGTCAAAGCCTACGATTTCGAACAAGTGGTGTCGGCGCTCGACGGAATCGTCGAGTTCGACTGGGCCGGTTATCTGCGCGACCGCCTCGGCGCTCATGCGCCGCCTTTGGACGGTCTGGCTGCGAGCGGTTGGACGCTGGTGTACGGCGAGGTTCCGGGCGACTTCGAGAAGTTCTCCGAAGAAAAGACGAAGACCGTGGATCTGACCTACTCGCTGGGGATGAGCATGTCCAAGGCCGATTCCGTGGTGGCCAGCGTGCGCTGGGACGGGCCGGCTTTCGAAGCTGGCATCGCGCCCGGGAACACTGTAATCGCGATCGACGGCTACGCAAGCAATGGCGAGCGGCTCAAGGATGCGGTGTCGGCTGCGAAAGAGGCGGGGCGGGGGATCGACTTGCTGATCAAGGATGGCGATGCAATCAAATCGGTCCGCATCGACTACCGCGGAGGCCACAGGTATCCCAAGCTCGAGCGAATCCAAGGGCGTCCGGATCGCTTGTCGGAAATTTATGCGCCGAAGTGA